The Deltaproteobacteria bacterium genome includes a region encoding these proteins:
- a CDS encoding type II toxin-antitoxin system MqsA family antitoxin, with protein sequence MMCDICGKQGARVRRMTRTFGAGRSQFLIEGVPVVRCPHCGESYLTAATLKEIERIRKRWRTLAVAKRVPVAKFKGAA encoded by the coding sequence ATGATGTGCGACATCTGTGGAAAGCAGGGTGCTCGGGTTCGCCGGATGACGCGAACTTTCGGTGCGGGCCGTTCCCAATTCCTCATCGAGGGCGTGCCAGTGGTTCGCTGTCCGCATTGCGGGGAGAGCTATCTGACTGCGGCGACGCTGAAGGAGATCGAGCGGATCCGCAAACGGTGGCGCACGCTCGCCGTTGCAAAGCGAGTGCCCGTCGCCAAATTCAAGGGAGCGGCATAA